The Sesamum indicum cultivar Zhongzhi No. 13 linkage group LG6, S_indicum_v1.0, whole genome shotgun sequence genome has a segment encoding these proteins:
- the LOC105164402 gene encoding trihelix transcription factor GTL1 isoform X2 → MQHQQQEGGGGPQSLGGYPQVQPQSAPPEVVISSDEHQKFGDLGIAEAASPISSRPPAPGAIANNDFEEVIRATAEGAGGASGNRWPRQETLALLQIRSEMDTAFRDATLKGPLWEQVSRKLAELGYKRSAKKCKEKFENVHKYYKRTKEGRAGRQDGKSYKFFSQLEALQHSTATAIPTTHSPLQVLPRIPNHPTSVSLSLPPAVMPQPEGAHPPPAAGAGTAATRDAPAVSLFNAFGVSSSSNSSSSSEGEDDQDEDEEEDVEMELTGNPHNRKRKRSHRAGSADNDERMMDFFEGLMKQVMQKQEAMQQKFLEAIEKREQDRMIREEAWKRQDMARLAREHELTAQERAISASRDAAIIAFLQKITGQTIHLPTAVPRNPPPSVPVSQPPPSGPQQQPTFPEQQQSLSQTHPKRRDQQGVSSHHPLQTQTLEIVEAHDQLQNTSETVAAAIPEQQMPLLDFTGGSSSLEVTSSRWPKAEVLALIKLRSSLESRYQEAGPKGPLWEEISSGMQRMGYNRNAKRCKEKWENINKYFKKVKESNKKRSEDSKTCPYFNELDALYRKKVIGNTGGNVTGAGGGGSSGILGSLPEQEKQQQQQGIGMLSLESLKANVSEDKDGAKTQAQTSSVGAYSSGLFGEQSQGNIGGAKQKTC, encoded by the exons ATGCAACATCAGCAGCAGGAAGGCGGTGGAGGGCCTCAGTCTTTAGGTGGTTATCCCCAAGTCCAACCCCAATCAGCGCCCCCGGAGGTGGTAATCAGTAGCGACGAGCATCAGAAATTTGGAGATCTGGGAATTGCAGAAGCAGCCTCACCCATAAGCAGCCGACCTCCGGCTCCGGGAGCCATTGCCAATAATGATTTCGAAGAAGTGATACGAGCGACGGCGGAAGGTGCAGGTGGCGCCTCCGGGAACAGGTGGCCGCGTCAGGAGACTTTGGCCCTTCTGCAGATTAGGTCTGAAATGGATACAGCATTCCGCGATGCCACCCTTAAGGGTCCTCTCTGGGAACAAGTTTCCAG AAAACTAGCGGAGCTGGGATACAAAAGGAGTGCTAAAAAATGCAAGGAGAAATTCGAAAATGtccataaatattacaaacgAACAAAGGAAGGGCGTGCGGGCCGTCAGGATGGCAAGAGCTACAAGTTCTTTAGCCAACTCGAGGCTCTCCAACATAGCACGGCTACAGCCATTCCCACCACCCACAGCCCCTTGCAGGTTCTTCCGAGGATTCCGAATCACCCTACCTCCGTCTCCCTCTCATTACCGCCTGCGGTAATGCCTCAACCGGAAGGCGCCCATCCTCCTCCTGCTGCAGGTGCTGGAACTGCTGCTACTCGAGATGCGCCGGCAGTTTCATTATTTAATGCATTTGGAGTAAGTTCCTCATCCAACAGCTCCTCATCCTCGGAAGGGGAAGATGATCAAGACGAGGACGAGGAAGAAGATGTAGAAATGGAATTGACTGGCAACCCACACAACCGCAAACGCAAGAGGAGCCACCGTGCCGGCAGCGCGGATAATGATGAGAGAATGATGGACTTCTTTGAGGGTTTAATGAAGCAGGTAATGCAGAAGCAAGAAGCTATGCAGCAGAAATTTCTAGAAGCCatagagaaaagagagcaagACAGGATGATCAGAGAAGAAGCTTGGAAGAGGCAAGACATGGCAAGGCTTGCTCGGGAACACGAGCTCACGGCTCAGGAGCGCGCAATCTCTGCGTCCAGGGACGCTGCCATTATTGCGTTCCTACAGAAAATTACTGGACAGACCATCCACCTGCCCACAGCCGTTCCTCGAAACCCCCCACCCTCAGTGCCGGTCTCGCAACCTCCACCCTCTGGACCCCAACAGCAGCCCACCTTTCCGGAACAACAGCAATCTCTGAGCCAAACCCATCCAAAACGACGTGATCAACAAGGTGTTTCTTCTCATCATCCCCTGCAGACTCAAACTCTTGAAATTGTTGAAGCCCACGATCAGCTTCAGAATACTTCTGAGACGGTGGCGGCTGCAATACCTGAGCAACAGATGCCATTACTAGATTTTACAGGCGGCAGCAGCAGCTTGGAGGTAACCTCCTCAAGATGGCCAAAAGCGGAAGTCCTAGCTTTAATAAAGTTGAGGAGCAGCCTGGAGTCCAGATATCAGGAGGCAGGGCCTAAGGGGCCTCTGTGGGAAGAGATCTCTTCAGGTATGCAGCGAATGGGCTACAACAGAAACGCCAAGAGATGCAAGGAGAAGTGGGAAAACATCAACAAGTACTTCAAGAAAgtaaaagaaagcaacaaaaagcGGTCCGAAGATTCCAAAACCTGCCCTTACTTTAATGAACTTGATGCGTTATATCGGAAAAAAGTCATTGGAAACACTGGTGGCAACGTGACTGGTGCTGGAGGTGGTGGTAGTAGCGGGATTCTTGGTAGCTTGCCTGAGCAAGAAAAGCAACAACAGCAACAAGGTATAGGAATGCTGTCATTGGAATCGTTGAAAGCAAATGTATCGGAGGATAAAGATGGAGCCAAAACTCAGGCGCAGACAAGCAGTGTAGGAGCCTATTCATCCGGCCTCTTTGGGGAACAAAGTCAGGGTAATATTGGAGGAGCAAAGCAG AAGACATGCTAA
- the LOC105164402 gene encoding trihelix transcription factor GTL1 isoform X1, whose protein sequence is MQHQQQEGGGGPQSLGGYPQVQPQSAPPEVVISSDEHQKFGDLGIAEAASPISSRPPAPGAIANNDFEEVIRATAEGAGGASGNRWPRQETLALLQIRSEMDTAFRDATLKGPLWEQVSRKLAELGYKRSAKKCKEKFENVHKYYKRTKEGRAGRQDGKSYKFFSQLEALQHSTATAIPTTHSPLQVLPRIPNHPTSVSLSLPPAVMPQPEGAHPPPAAGAGTAATRDAPAVSLFNAFGVSSSSNSSSSSEGEDDQDEDEEEDVEMELTGNPHNRKRKRSHRAGSADNDERMMDFFEGLMKQVMQKQEAMQQKFLEAIEKREQDRMIREEAWKRQDMARLAREHELTAQERAISASRDAAIIAFLQKITGQTIHLPTAVPRNPPPSVPVSQPPPSGPQQQPTFPEQQQSLSQTHPKRRDQQGVSSHHPLQTQTLEIVEAHDQLQNTSETVAAAIPEQQMPLLDFTGGSSSLEVTSSRWPKAEVLALIKLRSSLESRYQEAGPKGPLWEEISSGMQRMGYNRNAKRCKEKWENINKYFKKVKESNKKRSEDSKTCPYFNELDALYRKKVIGNTGGNVTGAGGGGSSGILGSLPEQEKQQQQQGIGMLSLESLKANVSEDKDGAKTQAQTSSVGAYSSGLFGEQSQGNIGGAKQPEDMLKKQHQQSHGDMVDDSYNNVECSNSDGLAQENDEDNYEEVDENEGYDDKTEEEIKMAYKIGFQRQNVGSSGGGGTTASTTFMAMVQ, encoded by the exons ATGCAACATCAGCAGCAGGAAGGCGGTGGAGGGCCTCAGTCTTTAGGTGGTTATCCCCAAGTCCAACCCCAATCAGCGCCCCCGGAGGTGGTAATCAGTAGCGACGAGCATCAGAAATTTGGAGATCTGGGAATTGCAGAAGCAGCCTCACCCATAAGCAGCCGACCTCCGGCTCCGGGAGCCATTGCCAATAATGATTTCGAAGAAGTGATACGAGCGACGGCGGAAGGTGCAGGTGGCGCCTCCGGGAACAGGTGGCCGCGTCAGGAGACTTTGGCCCTTCTGCAGATTAGGTCTGAAATGGATACAGCATTCCGCGATGCCACCCTTAAGGGTCCTCTCTGGGAACAAGTTTCCAG AAAACTAGCGGAGCTGGGATACAAAAGGAGTGCTAAAAAATGCAAGGAGAAATTCGAAAATGtccataaatattacaaacgAACAAAGGAAGGGCGTGCGGGCCGTCAGGATGGCAAGAGCTACAAGTTCTTTAGCCAACTCGAGGCTCTCCAACATAGCACGGCTACAGCCATTCCCACCACCCACAGCCCCTTGCAGGTTCTTCCGAGGATTCCGAATCACCCTACCTCCGTCTCCCTCTCATTACCGCCTGCGGTAATGCCTCAACCGGAAGGCGCCCATCCTCCTCCTGCTGCAGGTGCTGGAACTGCTGCTACTCGAGATGCGCCGGCAGTTTCATTATTTAATGCATTTGGAGTAAGTTCCTCATCCAACAGCTCCTCATCCTCGGAAGGGGAAGATGATCAAGACGAGGACGAGGAAGAAGATGTAGAAATGGAATTGACTGGCAACCCACACAACCGCAAACGCAAGAGGAGCCACCGTGCCGGCAGCGCGGATAATGATGAGAGAATGATGGACTTCTTTGAGGGTTTAATGAAGCAGGTAATGCAGAAGCAAGAAGCTATGCAGCAGAAATTTCTAGAAGCCatagagaaaagagagcaagACAGGATGATCAGAGAAGAAGCTTGGAAGAGGCAAGACATGGCAAGGCTTGCTCGGGAACACGAGCTCACGGCTCAGGAGCGCGCAATCTCTGCGTCCAGGGACGCTGCCATTATTGCGTTCCTACAGAAAATTACTGGACAGACCATCCACCTGCCCACAGCCGTTCCTCGAAACCCCCCACCCTCAGTGCCGGTCTCGCAACCTCCACCCTCTGGACCCCAACAGCAGCCCACCTTTCCGGAACAACAGCAATCTCTGAGCCAAACCCATCCAAAACGACGTGATCAACAAGGTGTTTCTTCTCATCATCCCCTGCAGACTCAAACTCTTGAAATTGTTGAAGCCCACGATCAGCTTCAGAATACTTCTGAGACGGTGGCGGCTGCAATACCTGAGCAACAGATGCCATTACTAGATTTTACAGGCGGCAGCAGCAGCTTGGAGGTAACCTCCTCAAGATGGCCAAAAGCGGAAGTCCTAGCTTTAATAAAGTTGAGGAGCAGCCTGGAGTCCAGATATCAGGAGGCAGGGCCTAAGGGGCCTCTGTGGGAAGAGATCTCTTCAGGTATGCAGCGAATGGGCTACAACAGAAACGCCAAGAGATGCAAGGAGAAGTGGGAAAACATCAACAAGTACTTCAAGAAAgtaaaagaaagcaacaaaaagcGGTCCGAAGATTCCAAAACCTGCCCTTACTTTAATGAACTTGATGCGTTATATCGGAAAAAAGTCATTGGAAACACTGGTGGCAACGTGACTGGTGCTGGAGGTGGTGGTAGTAGCGGGATTCTTGGTAGCTTGCCTGAGCAAGAAAAGCAACAACAGCAACAAGGTATAGGAATGCTGTCATTGGAATCGTTGAAAGCAAATGTATCGGAGGATAAAGATGGAGCCAAAACTCAGGCGCAGACAAGCAGTGTAGGAGCCTATTCATCCGGCCTCTTTGGGGAACAAAGTCAGGGTAATATTGGAGGAGCAAAGCAG CCAGAAGACATGCTAAAGAAGCAACATCAACAAAGCCATGGAGATATGGTTGACGACAGTTACAACAATGTTGAATGCTCTAATAGTGATGGCCTTGCTCAGGAGAATGACGAGGACAATTATGAGgaagttgatgaaaatgaaggtTATGATGATAAgacagaagaagaaattaaaatggcTTACAAGATAGGATTCCAGAGACAGAACGTAGGCTCCTCCGGTGGTGGTGGGACGACAGCATCAACCACTTTCATGGCCATGGTTCAGTAA